In the Primulina tabacum isolate GXHZ01 chromosome 15, ASM2559414v2, whole genome shotgun sequence genome, actagtctcgaactcgagcggcctatatccttcttagcggcggctgaatcgactaggaactgtttagaatatacagtattccaaatatgagtatcatgatactcatcatatgagcatctcatattctttctactatttgtatattcaaggactttatctatgcaactagcatgggtattcagataaagatgtgccaataataatttcaaatattattaaaataaagattgtttatacatagagtttcattgtgaacactcggccaacacttggctcgacgggcacctactctaacataagctaccacccaggcaaagccaacaaggtagcagatgctttgagtcgAAAGAATACGAGTAAAGTGATCCTGGCATCACTTTCAGTACAACCATGCCTTTgagagacaatcaagataagtcaagatagagattccgctttggtgaaactGAAAGATCAAGCTAAAGAAGGGAAATCACCAGATTTCGAGACGGATAAtaaaggaatcttgtggatggAAGGGcgattgtgcgtaccagacatcgataaccttcgacaagaagtaatgtctgaagcacataagtccaaattttcagtccatcctggcagtaccaagatgtacagagacctGAAGAAGAATTTCTGTTGGATtggaatgaagaaggatgttgcgatatttgtttccaagtgtcttgtgtgccaacaagtcaaagcagaacacCAAAGGCCTGGAGGACTTCTTCAACCCCTAGagattccagaatggaaatgggaacatatttccatggactttgttgtcgggttaccaaagtctagacaaaATCATGATGGCATCTGGGTAATTGTGATAGACTCAaaaaatctgcgcatttcttacctgtccgcatgaactataatttggacaagctagccacattATACATTAATGATATCGTACGattacatggagttccagccAGCATATTGTCAGGCAGAGACCCGAGGTTTGTATCtcgtttttggaagagctttcaacaagccATGGGAACTAAGTTCCCTCTcagtacggcctatcatcctcataccgatggccaaacagagaggacaatccaaactctagaagatatgatgagagcatgtgctctagacttcatTGGTAATTGGAGTGAACATCTGCCTTTAATTGAGTTCTCTTCCAATAACAGTTATCACATTAGCATTGGAATGGCGTCGTATGAAGCTCTGTATGGGCGAAAATGTCGATCACtactatattgggatgaagtaggggaaaaagccatcACTGGACCCGAgttgatccaagaaacagtggataaaatAGCTATAATCAAGGAGAGACTTAAAGTTGCACAAGACCGACAGAAAAGTTGGGCTGATTTGAAAAGAAGAccaattgaatttataataggAGATAAagcatatgtgaaagtgtcaccaaTGAAAGGTGTGGTTCGATTCAACAAACCCgggaaactgaatcccagatatCTTGGGCCTTTTGAAATTCTAGAGAAAGTGGGAAAACTTGCATACAGATTGGCACTCCCACCAAATATGTCTAGAATCTATAATGTCTTCCACATTTCGCAACTAAGAAAGTATGTTTTGGATCCAAGCCACATTCTTGAAGCTGAACCACTCTTAATCAAGGGAGACTTGAATGAAGAACTTACATATAAAGAAGTCCCGATCTGAATCGTGGATACCAAGGACCAAGTACTAAGGCGACGAACGATTCCATacgtcaaagtacaatggtatAATAATACCGAAAGAGAAGCCACTTGAGAACTCGAAGAGAAAATAAGAGACCAATATCCCTACCTTTTCGAAGGACAAGTTaatccaagtttcgaggacgaaacttacAATAAGGAGGGGAGAATGTGAAGGCCGTGCAACAATATGTAAGGAGGAAATGAAGTGCACCAATCTTGGAGGACATTCATACTACCGATCACCTTGCAACTTAAGGAAATCAAAATCACTCTCCATTACGGCATGAATCTCGGACGTGTATCTTGAATCAAGAAGAGGCCACATTCAACTTGGGAGAGAAGAGTGTAATCACCCCTTTGACTAAGCAATTAGCAACATTAATGGAGTGATAAAAGCTTCCCTTTGTAGCTGATCATTCAAGCCTTTATATAAGAAGAACCGAATGTAGTAAACCCACCTCACATACTGCAAACTCCCTCATCGTAGCTATAGGAATTCGAAAGTATAGCTGTTGAAAAACAGATTTTTTGATCCAATTTCCTGGCCAAATTCGAAGCATTGTAGTAGCGTTTCGAAGTCCAGTTGCTGTCATTGCTAATTCCCCTGCATCAACCGAGTTCCTGCTCATTCTTTCGAACACAGTTGCTACCCGAAGTTGGTCCAGAAATAGCCGAGAAGCTTGATCAAACAAGCTATCCAAAATCCCGAGAATTCCGCAACGGTTCGAAACAAATTGTTGCCCATTCTCCAGACCAAGATTCTGTCCATTTTCGAAGGTGATAGCAGCCTATTTCGGTCAAGATCGAAGCATTATAGCAGCCTAGTTCAAAGCTTTGCTGCAACCTTGTTCGAGCAGAGTTCTTTTAGCACGCCCTTCTAGCGTTTCAATCCAAACGAAATCTGTAAGTGGGTTTTgctattattatataaaattgcACACTTATGGTTATTTTAAGTGGCTCTTGATATTTATATTCTAATAATAAATATGGTtcacttatttaattatttttaaagtggacttttgaataaatatattattatatgaaAGATTTGGCAcacttattttctttttttaagtGAGCATgatatatttcgaaaataaattaaatatgactttgaaaattcgatcgacatgatatattcattttcatttggTATTAAATCCCTTGAATTATTCGTTGTTCGATATcagttataatatttgaaagcatgtttaaattatttgaaatgcactgtaatgaTTTGATTTAGAAATGGTAAAGGAAATTCCAAACTTTGATATGGTTTGTTTaggccctgatgcggtgggtTATAATAACTGTTACtttggcctcgccccttagaggagtaacatatagggAATAATCAGTAAAACCATAtaaaatgagatgattttcagtgctatattcgtatttatgttaatatttgattcaacattcttaatatttaaattacgATAATTTATTCATATGTATATCCTCGACATTTGTTATGCACGATCgacccccatttactgagtatttcccaaaatgcTCATCCCTTACATTCCcacccagataagaacgaggaacaaATCAGGATGAAGAGCAAGATTACTTTGGGGATTGTGATGAAGCAAATCCAATTCGAGACCAGTCGAATttattctgtcttttaattttatCATATTGTATTTCGCTTCCGCATTTTATTTCCATcgcattgtaaagacgattacttgttatgaaaaagactggttattGCGATTTACTACGAGACGTGTTGTTTTGCAATTATGTGATTGCGAGACAACGCCGGTGTTgcctaaccccggtctcggggcgtgacaggaGGCTTCACCTTGTTTTCCATGCATGAAATAGAAATATTAATTCAcaaaaagtaagaaaaaaaagAGGTCAGTGAAAAAGAGACTACAGAATTTACCTCAAATGCataatttatttctcaatataTTTTGTGGTACAAACCCACTCGATGACAACAAATTTCACAACAATCAAGTTGTGAAGAAACACAGCATTCCTGAGGTGCGTAAGAATTTAACTTTCAGGGATTAGTTCAGTTACTTACTAAGCTTTTGAATTTTGTGATACAATCTAATGCACGCTGGAAATCACTGTCTGTCGAGCCGAATGTGAAGCGACAGTAACCAGGGATTCCAGTCCATGAAGCACTATTGATGCACAGACCACGGCTCTTCAGCATGACTTCCCCAATATTTGAGTCAAGCGTGATTTCCTGAGTACCAGTACCGGAAGAGTTATTACTTTTGATAGTCTTGCCAAGATAGGCAGAAGGCTTTGGTACAATGGAGACACCACCATGAGCTTCGAGAACATCCCAACCACAACTTTCAAGTGTCTGTCAAGCCACAGATCACAAAATTTGCGTAAATGTGAATAAAAAGATGGCATATCCAGGGATAAACCAAATTTTGATTACAACTATGACTTGGGGGTATATCATGATACCAAACACCAATATACCATTAAGCCATGAccgatagaaataatattttaaatcgtaaaagACTGTGCGCCAAATATGTGACCTCCACGCTATCATCAATTGTATCATTTAGTATTGGTTACTTAATGAAGAGGAAGAGCAACTAGTAACAGTacagtttaaatttttttaaaccatATTAGGTAAGAAGAGCAATTGTTGCTTCCCCTACAAACACATgcatacacatatatatttatgtgtgtgtgtgtgtatcgcAAGTATTGAATGTGAAATATGAAGatatttcaaaaactattatccCTAGTTGACCAATTTTTCAACATCCACGCTAAGTGATAGTATTGATCTCGAGAATAAATTATACCTGCTTCAATTGTTTATATCTATTTCCAAGAAGTTCAGTTTGCTCTACAATGGCATTCAGCAGATCACCCGTCTTCTGCTCTTGAAGATCCAGCAATTTCTTCACTGTATATTTTATAGTGCTATGAGGTTTGCTTAATCCGGCAAAGCTATGGAATGTATCCACAACAGATTGCTGATTTATAAGAAGAAACCCAAACTTAAGCCCACTAGTTAGCATCTTAAAAAATAATCCTCCAAGTAGAGATACACAAAATGTTGGATTGGTAGAGGAAAGTTTCTCCAGAGTAGCTCTCAGATTCCAGCCATCTACACCTTTGGAGTTAAATTCAACCCCTGAGAATGAAGTATCTAGTATAACCCTTGCTCCAAACTTAGCACAAATGGATAAAAGAATATTGATCTCTTTGTTACTGTAAACCATCCCAGTGGGATTGACTATTGGACCAGAAATGTAGATCCACGGTTTGTTTAGAGTCTTTAAAACGTCTGTAAGTGTTTCTTCTGTCAGTTTGAAACCTACTTCCGAAAGTGTAGGAATATTTACAATTTCGGCATTCAAAAATTTTGCAGCAGATACATAATTTCCATTGGTACCAGCAGGGAAGCACAGTGTACCGCCCTCGTGAATGCAGCAGAGCACCCACTTACAGAAAAGTGCCACTGGGCAGTCTGCATATATCAATTCTGTGCTGCTAGCCGATGGGAAGCCATAATTACTGCTAATTAATTGTCTTAAACCATGTGCAACATCAATTTCGGGTTCTGTTATGTTCTGCCTAGCGAAGCTCTCGAAGATGGCAGCCTTTACGGGTGTTATTATGGGCAAAAAACTTTGATCGATATCCATATGGACCAGGGTAGATTTTTCCCGTTCATCTGTTGCCAACTCCGCCTGATCAAGTACCGAGATAGTGGAACTAGAAAAGTCATTGACCTTAGAAGTTCTAGTTGGCTTGGCATTTCTCTGCATGGGAGTAAAGAATCAAGCGAACagttgataaagcaaattttTATAATGAATTTGACGTGAATATCTGTTGAAATAACACTCTCATCAGCAATTTAAGATGTTTGATCACATCATAGAATCTGaaattgcaataaaaaaatttgcacGTTTCAAAAATATCTCAGGTCAAGAACAAAGTACGAAGAAGAGCCAAATCTCTCTGGGTATGCGCATACGTACACTAGTCCAACCTATGCCACGATCCAGGATACAGAATAGGTTAATAATTCGCTACGACAGAAAATCTTGGAGTGTTGGATTATGAAGTTACGATCATTAGGAAGCCATGAATcatgaacctttaaaaataattgtttgaAGTTTTAAAGCATTACAGTCTAGATAAAATGCAGAGaggaattaaaatataaaatcatattttggtTCTTCCATTTATCTTCAAAAAATAGTAACGTTTGATAATTTCACGAGGCTTTAAATGGTTTGAAAGGATCGTAACCATCACTTGAGATAAAATAGCAGATATATATTTGATAATAAACCAGACCACTCAAGACATCTCGAATGACAGATGGATATATAAGTTGACCAACTAACCTGAGCAGGTGGACGTCGATCAGCAAGTTGAAAAGACAGAAGCTCATGGAAAAGACAACCATAGTAGTACTGACTAACTATGGCTGTACTTCCTTGTAAGAGTTCCACGGTCTTGCATAGTGCTTTAAACATTGTCTCCTCTTCTGTTATCACGAAGGCCACCTCCAAATCTGAATAAACCTAACAGGAAGAGAAAAGGTATGGGACGAGCTTAAAATTCAGGTTACAATAAAGAGGTTTAGAAATCGTTTAAAAAAAACACTGAAAAAATCTTTGCTTATTTAAATACCTTCTATGTCCAGACTAGCTCCGGACTTCGACCAAATCCCATTACCTAATATTAGATAATTTACACACCTTATTTTTTAGTAAGCCACAGACAATTGCTGCATGTGATGGAAGAGGAGTTCCAGCGAGATATTTTAGGACTCCATTGGAAGTGGGAAGACTAGATAACTCAAAATGCTCCGACATACCGAGAAACAAACGACATCCAATTTCTTTGGTGATATCTAAAAGAAGCTCAAATGCAGAAGTAGTAACTGACTCAAAATGAGCTATCCCAGTGATTACCACCTCTggcttcaatttttttatcagcTCTACCATCAAATCTGACTGGCGAGGTGCTTCA is a window encoding:
- the LOC142527027 gene encoding methionine S-methyltransferase-like: MAGASVCESMEEFLKQCERSGDSAYCALRSLLERLEDPSTRTNVRIFLSDLQKRFASEGASQSCLQTYHIQIQDVYLDQYEGFQKRKKLKMMVIPSIFVPEDWSFTFYEGLNRHPDSTFTEKTVAELGCGNGWISIAVAEKWLPLKVYGLDINPRAVKISGINLYLNAFDDDGQPIYDAEKKTLLDRVEFHESDLLSYCRENHIELERIIGCIPQILNPNPDAMSKMITENASEEFLHSLSNYCALQGFVEDQFGLGLIARAVEEGISVIKPLGIMIFNMGGRPGQAVCKRLFERRGLRVNKPWQTKVIQAADTDISALVEIEKNSPHRFEFFMGLGGDQPICARTAWAYAQTGGHISHALSVYNCQLRQPNQVKKIFEFLRNGFKDISSSLDLSFEDDSVADEKIPFLAHLANVLKDISFFPYESPAGSRRFRSLIAGFMRTYHHVPLTADNVVIFPSRIVAIESALRMLSPRLAIVDEQLSRHLPRQWLTSLNIERTKPGRNVEEQITVIEAPRQSDLMVELIKKLKPEVVITGIAHFESVTTSAFELLLDITKEIGCRLFLGMSEHFELSSLPTSNGVLKYLAGTPLPSHAAIVCGLLKNKVYSDLEVAFVITEEETMFKALCKTVELLQGSTAIVSQYYYGCLFHELLSFQLADRRPPAQRNAKPTRTSKVNDFSSSTISVLDQAELATDEREKSTLVHMDIDQSFLPIITPVKAAIFESFARQNITEPEIDVAHGLRQLISSNYGFPSASSTELIYADCPVALFCKWVLCCIHEGGTLCFPAGTNGNYVSAAKFLNAEIVNIPTLSEVGFKLTEETLTDVLKTLNKPWIYISGPIVNPTGMVYSNKEINILLSICAKFGARVILDTSFSGVEFNSKGVDGWNLRATLEKLSSTNPTFCVSLLGGLFFKMLTSGLKFGFLLINQQSVVDTFHSFAGLSKPHSTIKYTVKKLLDLQEQKTGDLLNAIVEQTELLGNRYKQLKQTLESCGWDVLEAHGGVSIVPKPSAYLGKTIKSNNSSGTGTQEITLDSNIGEVMLKSRGLCINSASWTGIPGYCRFTFGSTDSDFQRALDCITKFKSLVSN